The Peribacillus sp. FSL P2-0133 genome has a segment encoding these proteins:
- a CDS encoding YlbE-like family protein: MRQNIYEFIQTNEDMRNYLRIQPAWYKRLMRNPHEVDVFETEAKYYFEKSIPHRVSKFSDSVQVASMMLHMFQAMNASGE; the protein is encoded by the coding sequence ATGCGTCAGAATATATATGAATTCATTCAAACAAACGAAGATATGCGTAATTACTTGAGGATTCAGCCTGCATGGTACAAAAGGTTAATGCGTAATCCCCATGAAGTGGATGTGTTTGAAACCGAAGCGAAATATTATTTTGAGAAGTCGATTCCACATCGGGTCTCTAAATTTTCGGATAGCGTTCAGGTTGCCTCAATGATGCTTCATATGTTTCAAGCGATGAATGCTTCAGGTGAATGA
- the ctaD gene encoding cytochrome c oxidase subunit I, with translation MSTYANKKGFGATVWDYLTTVDHKKIAILYLISGGLFFVIGGLEAMFIRIQLAIPNNDFVSAGFYNEILTMHGTTMIFLAAMPLVFAVMNAVVPLQIGARDVAFPFLNSLGFWLFFFGGIFLNLSWFLGGAPDAGWTSYASLSLHSEGHGIDFYVLGLQISGFGTLIAGINFLVTIINMRTPGMTYMRMPLFTWSTFVVSALILFAFPPLTVGLVLMMFDRMFGANFFDVAAGGNTIIWEHLFWIFGHPEVYILILPAFGIFSEIFATFSRKRLFGYSSMVFATVLIGFLGFMVWAHHMFTTGLGPIANAIFAVATMAIAVPTGIKIFNWIFTMWGGSVKFTVPMLYAVAFIPTFTMGGVTGIMLASAPADYQYHDSYFVVAHFHYVIVGGVVLGLLAGINFYWPKMFGTMLSEKLGQITFWTFLIGFHLTFFIQHFLGLMGMPRRVFTFLDDQGFNTGNMISTVGAFLMAFGVLVMVINIIITSVKNEKVGNDPWGDGRTLEWAIPSPPPFYNFKQLPLVRGLDPYWVEKMEGKKEMTPAEPLGDIHMPNSSILPLTIASGLFIAAFGALYHMDDKTWTLPIMIVGLLVTFGSMFIRSVKDDHGYHIHKEDLMDDKDKGGKA, from the coding sequence GTGAGTACGTACGCTAATAAAAAAGGATTTGGCGCTACGGTTTGGGATTATCTGACGACGGTAGACCATAAGAAAATCGCCATTTTATATCTTATCTCTGGCGGGTTATTCTTTGTAATCGGCGGTTTGGAAGCGATGTTTATCCGTATCCAGCTGGCAATCCCAAACAATGATTTCGTAAGTGCCGGATTTTATAATGAAATATTGACCATGCACGGTACGACTATGATATTTCTGGCGGCCATGCCGTTAGTGTTTGCTGTAATGAATGCGGTTGTACCATTACAGATAGGGGCACGTGATGTTGCGTTCCCATTTTTGAACTCGTTAGGTTTTTGGTTGTTTTTCTTTGGCGGAATTTTTCTGAATCTTTCATGGTTTTTAGGGGGGGCTCCAGATGCAGGCTGGACATCTTATGCATCACTTTCCCTGCACTCCGAAGGTCATGGCATTGATTTTTACGTCCTCGGATTACAAATATCAGGTTTTGGAACACTAATTGCAGGGATCAATTTCCTTGTAACCATTATTAATATGCGTACGCCTGGTATGACATATATGCGTATGCCGCTGTTTACCTGGTCAACTTTCGTCGTATCTGCATTGATATTATTCGCTTTTCCTCCGCTTACCGTGGGATTGGTGTTAATGATGTTTGATCGGATGTTTGGCGCGAATTTCTTTGATGTAGCGGCAGGGGGAAATACGATTATTTGGGAGCATTTATTCTGGATTTTCGGTCACCCGGAAGTTTATATCCTGATTCTTCCGGCGTTCGGTATTTTTTCCGAAATTTTCGCTACATTCTCCAGAAAAAGATTGTTTGGTTATTCATCGATGGTATTTGCAACCGTTTTAATCGGTTTCTTAGGTTTCATGGTTTGGGCGCATCATATGTTTACCACTGGTCTAGGTCCGATCGCAAATGCAATCTTTGCCGTTGCGACCATGGCTATCGCTGTACCGACAGGTATTAAGATATTCAACTGGATTTTTACGATGTGGGGAGGAAGCGTCAAGTTCACGGTTCCGATGCTTTATGCAGTTGCCTTTATCCCTACATTTACAATGGGTGGCGTAACAGGCATCATGCTCGCATCTGCACCTGCTGATTATCAATACCATGATAGTTATTTCGTTGTTGCTCATTTCCACTATGTAATCGTCGGTGGGGTTGTATTAGGTTTACTGGCTGGAATCAATTTCTATTGGCCGAAGATGTTTGGAACGATGTTAAGCGAAAAATTGGGGCAGATCACATTTTGGACTTTCTTGATTGGTTTCCATTTAACATTCTTCATTCAACATTTCTTAGGTTTGATGGGGATGCCTCGTCGCGTATTTACATTCTTGGACGATCAAGGTTTCAATACAGGTAATATGATTAGTACTGTTGGAGCCTTTTTGATGGCATTTGGTGTCTTGGTTATGGTCATCAATATCATCATTACATCTGTGAAGAATGAAAAAGTCGGAAATGATCCTTGGGGAGATGGCCGTACGCTGGAATGGGCCATTCCATCACCACCGCCTTTTTATAATTTTAAACAGCTTCCGTTAGTCCGGGGATTAGATCCTTACTGGGTTGAAAAAATGGAAGGGAAAAAGGAAATGACTCCTGCAGAACCACTTGGGGATATCCATATGCCTAATTCATCCATTCTTCCTTTAACGATTGCTTCCGGTTTATTTATCGCCGCATTCGGTGCTTTATACCATATGGATGATAAGACTTGGACCCTGCCTATAATGATAGTGGGACTTTTGGTAACATTTGGTTCAATGTTTATCCGTTCCGTTAAAGACGATCATGGGTACCATATTCATAAAGAAGACCTTATGGACGATAAAGACAAGGGAGGTAAGGCATAA
- a CDS encoding YugN family protein, protein MKFESFGIENITADLNRLDDLMPQYGLIRAEQWDYERVSYDRKFDLKEGTFYLRILGYATEGDVGAHRAVIKLMVPLLGKHYYPHGVEYGEGEDFPASLVKQSEKILAQIKEELTQFNGL, encoded by the coding sequence GTGAAATTTGAAAGCTTTGGAATCGAAAACATCACAGCCGACTTAAACCGATTAGATGACCTAATGCCGCAATATGGTTTAATACGTGCAGAACAATGGGATTACGAAAGAGTTAGTTACGATCGTAAGTTCGACTTAAAAGAAGGCACGTTTTACCTGAGAATACTTGGCTATGCTACAGAGGGTGATGTAGGCGCTCACAGGGCCGTCATCAAACTAATGGTTCCTCTATTAGGAAAACACTATTATCCACATGGAGTTGAATATGGTGAAGGAGAGGATTTCCCTGCATCACTAGTTAAACAAAGTGAAAAAATCCTCGCTCAAATTAAAGAAGAACTTACACAATTCAACGGCCTGTAA
- a CDS encoding cytochrome (ubi)quinol oxidase subunit III → MQTDERFTDATWPASPEKATLEGKNKYLGFWLFLGGETVLFASLFATYLALKDKVPNGDAALAKDLFELPLTFVATMLLLTSSLTSVYAMYHMKNNHFKQMQAWLVITVALGLGFLGLEIYEFNHYVHEFHHTFTSSAFGSAFYTLVGFHGGHVAFGLAWIICLMVRNAGRGLNLYNAPKFFVASLYWHFIDVVWVFIFTVVYLMGMVG, encoded by the coding sequence ATGCAGACAGATGAAAGATTCACGGATGCTACCTGGCCTGCTTCTCCCGAGAAAGCGACTTTAGAAGGTAAAAATAAGTATTTGGGATTCTGGTTGTTTCTTGGTGGAGAGACGGTATTATTCGCCTCATTATTTGCAACTTATCTAGCATTGAAGGATAAAGTTCCAAATGGTGATGCAGCCCTAGCTAAAGATTTATTCGAATTACCCCTTACTTTTGTAGCAACCATGCTGTTATTGACCAGTTCATTGACTAGTGTGTATGCGATGTATCATATGAAAAATAACCACTTTAAACAAATGCAGGCTTGGCTTGTCATTACGGTTGCACTTGGCTTAGGTTTTCTTGGACTCGAGATTTATGAATTTAATCACTATGTTCATGAATTCCATCATACATTTACGAGCAGTGCCTTCGGCTCAGCGTTTTATACGTTAGTTGGTTTTCACGGAGGGCACGTTGCATTCGGTTTGGCTTGGATCATTTGTCTTATGGTGCGTAATGCAGGAAGGGGCTTGAATTTGTATAACGCTCCTAAATTTTTCGTTGCGAGTCTTTATTGGCATTTCATTGACGTAGTCTGGGTGTTTATCTTTACTGTCGTATACTTAATGGGAATGGTGGGATAA
- a CDS encoding CAP domain-containing protein, with translation MLIIIFFVIGIYLNIGDEDEGNPLIDGNKGVNPNGHINEKSPSSEKEGVTEVTEGLAVTIGKNAKEIEKEYGKPDRIDMSAYGYEWWVYKKDYDNYFQLAVENEKVVSAYGIGDEVNVAPFKIGQSIDAIYSSLYVEPTVDIEVGHSSYRFELSEEDMNMRPLIDLGNINVQLYLDKFTGTVSSIRFLNDSALLKQQPYELTYHGELVTVKDLSDEDLAKVEEGNEQQIFDITNIMRSRFDLKPLEWDAPTAEVAYLHSREMTDAPEGTHVTETNGDLEKRLDAGHVKYRSAGENIAANYVDAAAVMEGWLNSKGHRDAMLNEEFTGLGVGVYKKYYTQNFIKR, from the coding sequence GTGTTAATTATTATTTTTTTCGTAATAGGTATTTATCTTAATATCGGCGATGAAGATGAAGGAAACCCTCTTATTGATGGTAACAAAGGTGTTAACCCCAATGGACATATAAATGAAAAAAGCCCTTCCTCTGAAAAGGAAGGGGTTACTGAAGTGACAGAAGGTCTGGCGGTAACGATCGGGAAAAATGCAAAAGAGATAGAAAAGGAATATGGTAAGCCAGATCGAATTGATATGTCCGCCTATGGATATGAATGGTGGGTTTATAAAAAGGACTATGATAATTATTTCCAATTAGCCGTTGAAAATGAAAAAGTGGTATCTGCTTATGGAATCGGTGATGAGGTCAATGTCGCTCCTTTTAAAATTGGACAATCGATTGATGCCATCTATTCCAGCTTATATGTGGAACCCACTGTTGATATTGAAGTTGGTCACAGTTCCTATCGTTTTGAATTGTCGGAGGAAGATATGAACATGAGGCCGTTGATTGATTTAGGGAATATTAATGTTCAGCTATATTTGGATAAATTCACCGGGACTGTTTCAAGCATCCGATTTTTGAATGATTCCGCCTTATTGAAACAACAGCCGTATGAGTTGACCTATCATGGTGAACTTGTGACAGTTAAGGACCTTTCTGATGAAGACTTGGCGAAAGTGGAAGAGGGCAATGAGCAGCAAATATTCGATATTACGAATATAATGCGCAGCAGGTTTGATTTGAAGCCTTTAGAATGGGATGCGCCAACTGCAGAGGTTGCTTACCTTCATAGCCGGGAAATGACGGACGCACCTGAAGGAACCCATGTTACTGAAACAAATGGGGATTTGGAAAAGCGTCTCGATGCAGGCCATGTAAAATACAGGTCAGCAGGTGAAAATATAGCGGCTAATTATGTTGACGCAGCTGCAGTCATGGAAGGTTGGCTAAATAGCAAAGGGCATCGGGATGCGATGCTGAACGAGGAATTTACAGGTCTGGGCGTCGGGGTATATAAAAAGTACTACACCCAGAATTTCATAAAGAGATAA
- a CDS encoding methylthioribose kinase, translating into MIQRFIEIGQGYSDIYELLEVGRNQKHRVARLLAMHSTIDDKKVTSLVIVMQPTDPGKFQPLYICREGIPNPHATKNKRYELFENLAEELDRPIIEIDVKPSVLFAEIELYYQHLIGILRMNRYLPPLG; encoded by the coding sequence TTGATTCAACGTTTTATTGAAATTGGACAAGGATATTCCGATATATATGAGTTGCTGGAAGTAGGCCGCAATCAGAAACATCGAGTTGCAAGGCTTTTGGCTATGCATTCTACTATTGATGATAAAAAGGTAACATCATTGGTTATCGTCATGCAGCCCACAGATCCCGGGAAATTCCAGCCACTTTACATTTGCCGTGAAGGTATACCGAACCCTCACGCCACCAAAAACAAACGCTATGAGCTTTTTGAGAACTTGGCGGAGGAACTGGATAGACCAATTATTGAAATCGACGTGAAACCTTCGGTGCTCTTTGCAGAAATCGAGTTGTACTACCAACACTTAATCGGCATTTTGCGAATGAATAGATATTTGCCCCCATTAGGTTGA
- the coxB gene encoding cytochrome c oxidase subunit II has translation MKKRLHKWRLIALLGIVGLVLSGCGEPFLSALKPAGDVAQSQYDLLILSTLIMVLVIIVVIILFVVVLLRFRRKEGDETIPKQIEGSHKLEIIWTVIPILLLIVLAVPTVVTTFDLADTKAMDKKDKDGKTKDALVVNVRANLYWWEFEYPDLGVVTSQDLVVPTDQKVYFNLTASDVKHSFWVPSVGGKMDTNTEGVNQFFLEFDSKKAEDSNNLFYGKCAELCGPSHALMDFKVVPKSKSDFEAWTKDMKAAKEPVVEGDLAKQGEDVFNKSCIGCHAVTPNDSRPEAARQAPNLATFGERQKVAGVLDHTEENVKKWIKDPEKYKPGNTMTGTYGELSDSDINALAAYLLELKVEDK, from the coding sequence ATGAAAAAAAGGCTGCACAAATGGCGCCTGATTGCTCTGCTGGGTATTGTAGGACTTGTCCTTTCGGGCTGCGGCGAACCATTTCTATCCGCCCTGAAGCCAGCAGGTGATGTTGCGCAATCTCAGTATGACTTACTGATATTGAGTACACTAATCATGGTACTGGTTATTATTGTTGTGATTATTTTGTTCGTTGTAGTTTTACTACGCTTCCGTCGGAAGGAAGGCGACGAAACAATACCGAAACAAATTGAAGGAAGTCATAAACTCGAAATTATCTGGACTGTTATTCCTATCCTTCTTTTAATTGTTCTGGCTGTTCCGACCGTCGTCACGACTTTCGACTTAGCCGACACAAAGGCAATGGATAAGAAAGATAAGGATGGAAAAACGAAGGATGCACTTGTCGTGAATGTTAGGGCAAACCTTTATTGGTGGGAATTTGAATATCCAGACCTCGGCGTTGTAACAAGTCAGGATTTGGTTGTGCCAACAGATCAAAAAGTGTACTTCAACTTAACTGCTTCAGATGTTAAGCATTCATTCTGGGTACCGTCTGTCGGAGGAAAGATGGATACAAATACAGAAGGGGTCAATCAGTTTTTCTTAGAATTCGATAGTAAAAAGGCAGAAGATTCGAACAACTTGTTCTACGGAAAATGTGCTGAACTTTGCGGTCCTTCACATGCTTTGATGGATTTTAAGGTCGTACCGAAGTCTAAAAGCGATTTTGAAGCGTGGACTAAAGATATGAAAGCCGCGAAGGAACCTGTCGTTGAAGGTGATCTAGCCAAACAGGGTGAAGATGTCTTTAATAAAAGCTGTATAGGCTGCCATGCGGTGACACCAAATGACAGCAGGCCTGAAGCAGCTCGTCAGGCTCCGAATCTGGCTACATTCGGTGAGCGTCAAAAAGTAGCTGGCGTATTGGATCATACGGAAGAGAATGTGAAAAAATGGATCAAGGATCCTGAGAAGTATAAACCGGGCAACACGATGACCGGTACTTACGGCGAACTTTCAGATTCAGATATTAATGCACTGGCAGCTTATCTATTGGAGCTTAAGGTGGAAGACAAATAG
- the rsmD gene encoding 16S rRNA (guanine(966)-N(2))-methyltransferase RsmD, translating into MRVVSGICKGRPLKAVPGTGTRPTTDKVKESIFNMIGPYFEGGLVLDLFAGSGGLGIEALSRGMDKAIFVDRDFKANQTVKANLELCKFSDRAEVYKNDSERALKALVKREMTFELIFLDPPYKKQKLVEILEEIHKYRLLNDMGYIVCEHGHDVTLPEKVGDFTVKRKEVYGVIAVTIYQWGNVHEQGEL; encoded by the coding sequence ATGAGGGTCGTTTCCGGAATTTGCAAAGGAAGACCACTTAAGGCTGTACCGGGTACAGGAACCCGGCCGACTACTGATAAAGTCAAGGAATCTATTTTCAACATGATTGGTCCTTATTTCGAAGGAGGGCTGGTCCTCGACTTGTTTGCCGGGAGCGGTGGACTGGGAATTGAAGCGTTAAGCAGAGGCATGGATAAAGCCATATTTGTCGACCGGGATTTTAAAGCAAATCAAACGGTTAAGGCCAATTTGGAACTATGCAAGTTTTCAGACCGTGCAGAAGTTTATAAAAATGATTCAGAGCGTGCACTGAAGGCTTTGGTGAAAAGGGAAATGACTTTTGAATTGATTTTTCTTGATCCACCTTATAAGAAACAAAAGCTTGTCGAGATTCTTGAAGAAATACATAAATACCGATTGCTGAACGATATGGGATACATTGTTTGTGAGCATGGCCATGATGTTACATTGCCAGAAAAAGTTGGTGACTTTACCGTTAAGAGAAAAGAAGTTTATGGCGTCATTGCCGTTACGATTTATCAATGGGGAAACGTACACGAACAGGGGGAACTATGA
- the ctaG gene encoding cytochrome c oxidase assembly factor CtaG: MIFLSIDIFGFRALWSPYYFAALVLITVGYFWLVTKKGEKFPGSSSPSVKQATYFLIAMFLLYVVKGSPLDLLSHIMFSAHMFQMALLYLVIPPLFIIAIPDWLMRTFINSRGVKALFQFFTRPLVALLLFNVLFSLYHIPLVFDYIKTGMWIHAGYTILLFTTAVLMWFPLVNQLPERESLSGVKKVAYIFGSGILMTPACALIIFANDPMYDTFTNAESWASAMELCVPASALSGLTLSGPEMFNGLPLLEDQQLGGVLMKVIQEIVLGYVLGVIFFAWFKKENGGQNDIDPIPSDFQTVE; encoded by the coding sequence GTGATTTTTTTGTCTATTGATATTTTCGGATTTCGCGCTTTGTGGAGTCCTTATTATTTTGCCGCCCTCGTACTTATAACCGTAGGCTATTTTTGGCTGGTGACAAAAAAAGGGGAGAAGTTTCCGGGCAGTTCATCGCCTTCCGTTAAACAGGCAACTTATTTTTTGATAGCCATGTTCCTCCTTTATGTGGTAAAAGGATCCCCACTGGATTTATTGAGCCATATCATGTTCAGTGCACACATGTTTCAAATGGCACTGCTCTATCTCGTGATTCCGCCTTTATTTATCATTGCGATTCCAGATTGGCTTATGAGAACTTTCATAAATTCAAGGGGAGTGAAGGCGTTATTTCAATTTTTTACGAGACCTCTTGTCGCCCTTTTACTATTTAATGTTCTATTCTCGCTGTACCATATCCCGTTAGTGTTCGACTATATCAAAACGGGGATGTGGATTCATGCCGGCTACACGATCCTTTTATTTACGACTGCTGTTTTGATGTGGTTCCCGCTTGTCAATCAGCTGCCCGAACGTGAAAGTCTATCAGGTGTGAAAAAAGTAGCTTATATATTCGGGAGTGGCATTCTAATGACCCCTGCCTGCGCTTTAATCATTTTTGCTAATGATCCGATGTATGATACATTCACCAATGCGGAATCTTGGGCCAGTGCCATGGAACTTTGCGTTCCGGCTTCAGCACTGTCAGGTTTAACGCTCAGTGGCCCAGAAATGTTCAATGGACTGCCACTGCTTGAAGATCAACAGCTTGGCGGGGTTTTGATGAAGGTGATTCAAGAAATCGTTTTAGGCTACGTATTGGGTGTCATTTTCTTTGCTTGGTTCAAAAAGGAGAATGGCGGCCAAAATGATATCGATCCGATACCTTCGGATTTTCAGACTGTAGAATAA
- a CDS encoding YlbG family protein: MLGARQGIIVYLHTLKQAKMLRKFGNIHYVSKKLKYVVLYTNMDEVEPLVEKLNNYSFVKKVDLSYKPFLKVEFENSKPDKAKEYDYKMGI; this comes from the coding sequence ATGCTTGGAGCGAGACAGGGAATCATCGTCTATTTACATACATTAAAACAAGCCAAAATGCTTAGGAAATTTGGAAATATCCATTATGTTTCAAAAAAGTTGAAATATGTAGTGCTTTATACGAATATGGATGAAGTGGAACCACTAGTGGAAAAGCTGAATAATTATTCGTTCGTTAAAAAAGTGGACCTTTCTTACAAGCCTTTTTTGAAGGTGGAGTTCGAAAACTCCAAACCGGATAAAGCGAAAGAATATGATTATAAAATGGGAATTTGA
- the coaD gene encoding pantetheine-phosphate adenylyltransferase encodes MSKIAICPGSFDPITFGHLDIIQRGANVFDEVYVVIVNNSAKNSLFTVEERLELITEATAHMPNVKVDFYQGLTVDYAESVSANAIIRGLRATSDFEYEMQGTSMNRFLNNKIESFFIMTKNQYSFLSSSIVKEVAKYGGDISELVPSVVEKALAKKYEELKG; translated from the coding sequence ATGTCCAAAATAGCGATTTGTCCGGGGAGTTTTGATCCAATAACATTTGGTCATCTTGATATCATTCAAAGGGGAGCGAATGTTTTTGATGAGGTATATGTGGTCATCGTGAACAATTCAGCGAAAAATTCACTTTTTACTGTGGAGGAGAGACTGGAATTGATTACTGAAGCGACTGCTCATATGCCGAATGTTAAAGTGGATTTCTATCAGGGATTGACGGTCGACTATGCTGAAAGCGTTTCCGCGAATGCCATCATTAGGGGATTGAGGGCGACTTCCGACTTTGAATATGAAATGCAGGGAACTTCGATGAACCGATTCCTTAACAATAAAATAGAGTCATTCTTTATCATGACGAAAAATCAATATTCTTTCTTGAGTTCAAGTATCGTGAAAGAGGTTGCGAAGTATGGCGGGGATATCTCCGAACTAGTGCCAAGCGTCGTCGAGAAAGCTCTGGCCAAAAAATACGAGGAACTGAAAGGATAG
- a CDS encoding DUF420 domain-containing protein, producing MSLPILPTISTAFIVLSAITVAIGWYQIKQRKIETHKKTMMAAAVFAVIFFTIYLSRTVFIGSTSFGGPADIKIYYTIFLIFHITLATTGAVLGIIMLTTGFKGKFAIHKKIGPATSIIWFFTGITGVAVYILLYVIYHGGETTSLIKAILGF from the coding sequence ATGTCTTTACCAATCCTTCCAACGATAAGTACAGCCTTCATTGTATTAAGTGCCATCACTGTTGCAATAGGCTGGTATCAAATTAAACAACGCAAAATCGAGACCCATAAAAAAACCATGATGGCAGCTGCGGTTTTTGCGGTAATCTTTTTCACTATATATCTTTCCCGGACGGTCTTCATCGGTAGTACGTCATTTGGCGGACCCGCTGACATTAAAATTTATTATACGATTTTTTTGATTTTCCATATAACGCTTGCAACAACTGGAGCTGTTTTGGGGATCATCATGCTTACCACTGGGTTTAAAGGTAAATTCGCCATTCATAAAAAAATTGGGCCTGCGACAAGCATCATTTGGTTTTTCACTGGGATTACTGGAGTAGCTGTGTACATCCTGCTTTATGTCATTTATCATGGCGGCGAAACAACATCTTTAATAAAGGCGATCCTAGGATTTTAA
- a CDS encoding YlbF family regulator translates to MLATMEIINILQQADGLAEMILHSEIGEEYLLSLYKLQSDKEAQRKISKFTSLKDLFEDVQRFGKYHPDYKRINLETRQAKRDMDMHPAVARFKLAETELQSVLDEISGRIGRAVSEQVKTPAGNPFFVSSGGCSTGSCGTGGSCGCSA, encoded by the coding sequence ATGCTTGCTACTATGGAAATCATCAACATTTTACAACAGGCTGATGGATTAGCTGAAATGATCCTTCATTCTGAAATAGGGGAAGAATACCTTCTTAGTTTATATAAATTACAAAGCGACAAAGAGGCACAGCGGAAAATTTCCAAGTTTACTTCGCTAAAGGATCTATTTGAAGATGTTCAGAGGTTCGGTAAATATCATCCGGATTATAAACGCATCAATTTAGAAACCAGGCAAGCTAAACGAGACATGGATATGCATCCTGCCGTAGCAAGGTTTAAGCTGGCGGAGACCGAATTACAATCCGTTCTTGATGAAATAAGCGGAAGAATTGGCCGAGCCGTTTCTGAACAGGTCAAAACCCCAGCGGGGAATCCATTTTTTGTTTCATCAGGTGGATGTTCAACGGGAAGCTGCGGAACCGGCGGAAGTTGTGGATGCTCTGCTTAA
- the ctaF gene encoding cytochrome c oxidase subunit IVB, which yields MANEQSNSANPNVDLKYRRKKNAEEMKHQVISFTLMIFFTLLAFAAVGIEGFSHWFIKPVILLLAVVQVIFQLYYFMHMKHKGHGTIALFLFSGLAVGLITVLVFTTIVWL from the coding sequence ATGGCGAATGAACAATCAAATTCAGCGAACCCGAATGTCGATTTAAAATATCGCCGTAAGAAAAATGCTGAAGAGATGAAACACCAAGTGATATCATTTACACTTATGATTTTCTTTACATTACTTGCTTTTGCTGCAGTAGGAATTGAGGGTTTTTCACATTGGTTCATTAAGCCAGTCATTTTGCTGCTGGCAGTTGTACAAGTGATTTTCCAATTGTATTATTTCATGCACATGAAGCATAAAGGGCATGGCACCATTGCATTGTTCTTATTTTCCGGCCTTGCAGTCGGCTTGATAACTGTCCTTGTGTTCACAACGATTGTTTGGTTATAA
- a CDS encoding YlbD family protein, with translation MAKRKRPSVDGFREFVKEHPNLVNEVRSKQATWQELFEEWYLLGEDHPRWQADGSVGESKVNTGSPSPPVEKGDQSTELIGSLMSAVKNMDMGQIQQYITNANQAIGAIQGVLSAFQGNKSGDTSPPPKEKEQRANPFLFTKD, from the coding sequence ATGGCAAAAAGAAAGCGGCCCTCCGTGGATGGATTTCGGGAGTTTGTAAAGGAACATCCTAATTTAGTGAATGAAGTGAGAAGCAAACAAGCAACATGGCAGGAACTTTTTGAAGAGTGGTATTTACTCGGAGAAGATCATCCACGCTGGCAGGCTGACGGCAGTGTGGGCGAGTCCAAAGTGAATACAGGGTCCCCATCACCGCCGGTTGAAAAGGGAGACCAAAGCACTGAGTTGATCGGTTCGTTAATGAGTGCAGTTAAAAATATGGATATGGGGCAGATTCAACAATATATTACGAATGCCAATCAGGCCATCGGTGCAATCCAAGGAGTACTATCTGCTTTCCAAGGGAATAAGTCAGGTGATACCAGTCCTCCCCCAAAAGAAAAAGAGCAGAGAGCTAACCCTTTTTTATTCACCAAAGATTAA